The sequence GCCGCCGAGCTGCGGGGTGAAGATCGGCAGCCCGATCACGGGCAGGGTGGTGTGGGCGGCCAGCACCCCGGGCAGGGCGGCCGCCTTGCCGGCGGCGGCGATGATCACCTGGAGCCCGCGGTCGACGGCGCTGGCCCCGTACTCGGCCACCCGGCGGGGGTCGCGGTGGGCGCTGAGCACCTCCAGCTCGTACTCGACGCCGAACTTCTCCAGCATGACCGCCGCGGTCTTGGCCTTCTCCTCGTCGGAGGTCGAGCCGAGCACGATCCCAACCCTTGGCGGCATGAACACTCCTTGATGTGTGCTGGTGCGGAGGCATTCTAGAACGTTCTAGGGAAGGCCCCCCTGTTGGACCTCCTCGACGGCGTCGGTGAGGCCGAGGCGTTCCAGGGCGGCGACGATCCAGGCGTGCTTGGCCTTGGAGAAGGCGACCGAGTCGACCGTCCCGGCCCCGACGATGGACCGCTTCAGCTCCTCGTACTCCGCGCGCAGGCCCGGGTCGGCCAGGAGGGCGTCGCGGAAGCCGCGCAGGGCCGTCACCTCGGGGCTGGACGCCGGCACCACGTGGACGTGGACCCGGAACGAGGTGTCCCCGTGGCGGATGACGCCCTGGAGCATCGGCCGGGTCGGGGGGAAGGCGGTGGCCACT is a genomic window of Actinomycetota bacterium containing:
- the purE gene encoding 5-(carboxyamino)imidazole ribonucleotide mutase, whose protein sequence is MPPRVGIVLGSTSDEEKAKTAAVMLEKFGVEYELEVLSAHRDPRRVAEYGASAVDRGLQVIIAAAGKAAALPGVLAAHTTLPVIGLPIFTPQLGGQDSLYSIVQMPSGVPVAAVGLDAAANAGILAVQILATGDPRLRLQLQEFKDQLAEGLRL
- a CDS encoding GrpB family protein, with translation MGDMQPDERPPILPYCRVPIMVRESNAAAPAVARQVADLIAAKRPGAVAEHVGSSAVPGLAGKGTVDLLLPTPPEEIPAVTDDLLELGFQRQQVATAFPPTRPMLQGVIRHGDTSFRVHVHVVPASSPEVTALRGFRDALLADPGLRAEYEELKRSIVGAGTVDSVAFSKAKHAWIVAALERLGLTDAVEEVQQGGLP